In Nicotiana tabacum cultivar K326 chromosome 11, ASM71507v2, whole genome shotgun sequence, a single window of DNA contains:
- the LOC107825010 gene encoding tRNA threonylcarbamoyladenosine dehydratase-like, with protein MEEKVKILAIIGAGAVLGSAATLAISKLLSNPMPINNQSVGKEYISEAVNSNELPQSKYNGMATPNLLTDEVVSEQLTRNIQFFGLEAQQKVTASYVVVIGLGGVGSHAASMLLRSGVGRLLLVDFDQVTVSSLNRHAVATREDVGTPKALCLKKHFQSIFPECHINAKVILYDSLSEEEILSGHPDFVLDCIDNIDTKVALLAACVRRGLKVLSATGAGARADPTRIRVADLRESTNDPLSRAVRHRLRKDHGIDGGIPVVFSLEKPKAKLLPFKGPSGEEENPSDYQIVPGFRVRIIPVLGTIPAIFGQVMASYVATQLAGLQVQMEPVVNFDTDHYRILHQRLIEHEELLYGTSMQVEVDVEEVMYIAKELWHGRSARDLSIKDVGRAMWRSVNELMLVRWDQTKPASVSNLILLRFKEADEHELKSLENIKEEEPEFFARVTSVLKRAELEFGF; from the exons ATGGAAGAGAAAGTGAAGATTTTAGCAATTATAGGAGCTGGAGCTGTACTGGGTTCTGCTGCTACACTCGCTATTTCCAAGCTTCTTTCCAATCCAATGCCAATAAACAACCA AAGTGTCGGAAAAGAGTATATAAGTGAGGCAGTAAATTCAAATG AGCTTCCTCAATCCAAATATAATGGAATGGCTACTCCAAACCTGTTGACTGATGAAGTAGTTTCCGAACAACTAACCAG GAATATACAGTTCTTTGGTCTTGAAGCTCAACAGAAAGTCACTGCATCATATGTTGTGGTAATCGGTCTAGGAGGAGTTGGAAGTCATGCTGCATCCATGCTTCTGAGGTCAGGGGTTGGACGGCTACTCCTTGTGGACTTCGACCAG GTGACAGTCTCCTCATTAAATAGACATGCTGTTGCCACAAGGGAAGATGTTGGTACCCCAAAAGCCCTATGCCTTAAGAAGCACTTCCAATCAATTTTCCCGGAGTGCCATATAAATGCAAAAGTTATCTTATATGATTCATTGTCCGAAGAAGAAATTCTGTCTGGCCACCCTGACTTTGTCCTTGATTGTATTGATAATATCGACACAAAG GTGGCACTTCTTGCTGCATGTGTTCGAAGAGGTTTGAAAGTTTTATCTGCAACAGGAGCTGGCGCAAGGGCTGATCCAACAAGAATTCGTGTGGCTGACTTAAGAGAGTCCACCAATGACCCTCTATCTCGAGCT GTAAGACATCGTTTGAGAAAAGATCATGGTATTGATGGTGGTATTCCTGTGGTATTTTCTTTAGAGAAACCCAAGGCGAAACTGCTTCCCTTTAAAGGGCCaagtggagaagaagaaaatcCTTCAGATTATCAA ATAGTGCCTGGATTTAGGGTCCGCATCATTCCAGTTCTGGGGACTATACCTGCAATTTTTGGGCAAGTCATGGCTTCCTATGTTGCGACTCAACTAGCTGGATTGCAAGTCCAGATGGAGCCAGTGGTGAACTTTGATACGGATCACTACCGAATCCTCCATCAACGTCTAATTGAGCATGAAGAGTTGCTATATGGCACATCCATGCAAGTGGAG GTAGATGTTGAAGAAGTTATGTACATTGCCAAAGAGTTGTGGCATGGGAGAAGTGCAAGGGACCTATCTATTAAAGATGTTGGGCGTGCAATGTGGCGTTCTGTGAATGAGTTAATGCTTGTGAG GTGGGACCAAACAAAGCCAGCTTCTGTGTCGAATCTAATCCTTCTAAGATTCAAAGAG GCTGATGAACACGAGTTGAAGTCACTGGAAAATATAAAGGAAGAAGAACCAGAATTTTTTGCTAGGGTAACATCTGTGCTTAAGCGAGCAGAATTGGAGTTTGGGTTCTAA
- the LOC142166113 gene encoding uncharacterized protein LOC142166113, producing MAIPENSTDNANNGDNASIGATPSSIVLDHNHPLYLHASNGPGSMSVGLILTGMENYSLWSRAMKEDFGPNLGSQWDWCNAIVTSWLMSNVSRDLVTGVQFSSNAQKGISSVSIYFTKLKDLWAEYDSILPPPTSATEYIEQLEYQRLLQFLMGLNDNFEQARSQILLMSSLPSIDKAYAMVVQEESRKSFTGSTYGQTRHNDPTALFTAQSISRPRRNYSLECDFCHLKGHTRNECYKLIKCEFCNKTGHLKENCYKIIGYPSDFKQKNKANAVMIDGAEQ from the exons ATGGCGATTCCTGAGAATTCGACCGATAATGCGAACAATGGAGATAATGCGAGCATCGGAGCGACACCTAGCTCGATTGTGTTAGATCATAATCATCCTCTTTACTTGCATGCGTCTAATGGTCCGGGATCAATGTCTGTGGGACTCATTTTGACAGGTATGGAAAATTACTCTCTCTGGAGTCGTGCAATGAAG GAGGATTTTGGTCCAAATCTGGGAAGTCAGTGGGATTGGTGCAATGCAATTGTGACTTCATGGCTCATGAGCAATGTGAGCAGAGATTTGGTAACAGGAGTGCAATTTTCTTCGAATGCACAGAAG GGGATTTCATCAGTATCGATTTATTTTACCAAACTAAAAGATCTTTGGGCAGAATATGACTCAATACTGCCACCTCCTACATCAGCCACTGAGTATATTGAACAATTGGAGTATCAACGACTGCTACAATTTTTGATGGGATTGAATGATAACTTTGAGCAAGCAAGGAGTCAGATTCTATTAATGTCAAGTTTGCCATCTATAGATAAGGCTTATGCTATGGTAGTTCAGGAAGAAAGCAGGAAATCATTTACTGGTAGTACCTATGGGCAAACTAGACATAATGATCCTACTGCTTTGTTTACTGCCCAATCTATATCTAGACCAAGGAGAAACTATAGTTTAGAATGTgatttttgtcatttgaaaggCCATACTAGAAATGAATGTTATAAATTGATAAAGTGTGAATTTTGTAACAAGACAGGGCACTTGAAGGAGAACTGTTACAAGATTATTGGATATCCATCTGATTTCAAGCAGAAGAACAAAGCAAATGCAGTCATGATAGATGGAGCTGAACAGTAA